One Streptomyces sp. NBC_00554 DNA segment encodes these proteins:
- a CDS encoding sugar phosphate isomerase/epimerase family protein yields MTRREAPVTDLQQTPRTDGVDGTDEALRRTLGVNRRRFLSTCTAAATAAIAAPVLGASPALAQDGGRGGDHGGEVLVPANRRGIILYTVRDATGRDPLTTDLPSGFREVFKQLSRYGYRQVEFAGYGQHANAPGGANLESVTGAKLLRSWLDDYGLRAQGNHGFIPPSWPLTTPDLDNFKRNLEIANILGLAHMGTGGDPTGSNYRADWDVAADKWNALGAIARREGVKLYTHNHDAAYGFLLDGGPLDAQGRPTRSSGIRKLEYFLKITDPKLVWLEMDIFWAHVAQYKFHTYTAHDGSTREKVFDPAGLVVRNNKRYPLFHAKDGTVNTTNGMGYDMVPFGTGVIDYTTFFSRVGERNYHNPMVEQDNAPSSTDLAQSLTYAKIGYDNLAALRKKRK; encoded by the coding sequence ATGACACGAAGAGAGGCACCCGTGACCGACCTTCAGCAGACCCCCAGAACCGACGGAGTCGACGGCACCGACGAGGCCCTGCGCCGCACTCTGGGCGTCAACCGCCGCCGTTTCCTGAGCACCTGCACCGCCGCCGCGACCGCGGCGATCGCCGCACCCGTCCTCGGCGCCTCGCCCGCCCTGGCCCAGGACGGGGGAAGAGGCGGCGACCACGGCGGCGAGGTACTCGTACCCGCCAACAGGCGCGGCATCATCCTCTACACCGTCCGTGACGCCACAGGCCGTGACCCGCTCACCACCGATCTGCCCTCCGGTTTCCGCGAGGTCTTCAAGCAGCTCTCGCGATACGGCTACCGGCAGGTGGAGTTCGCGGGATACGGCCAGCACGCCAACGCCCCGGGCGGTGCGAATCTGGAGTCCGTGACGGGCGCCAAGCTGCTGCGCTCCTGGCTCGACGACTACGGTCTGCGGGCGCAGGGCAACCACGGCTTCATACCGCCTTCTTGGCCGCTCACGACACCCGACCTCGACAACTTCAAGCGCAACCTGGAGATCGCCAACATCCTGGGCCTCGCGCACATGGGCACCGGCGGCGACCCCACCGGCAGCAACTACCGGGCCGACTGGGACGTGGCGGCCGACAAGTGGAACGCGCTGGGCGCGATCGCCCGCCGCGAGGGCGTCAAGCTGTACACCCACAACCACGACGCGGCGTACGGATTCCTGCTCGACGGAGGCCCGCTCGACGCCCAGGGACGCCCCACCCGCAGCTCCGGCATCCGCAAGCTCGAGTACTTCCTGAAGATCACGGACCCGAAACTCGTCTGGCTCGAGATGGACATCTTCTGGGCGCACGTGGCCCAGTACAAGTTCCACACCTACACCGCGCACGACGGCTCCACTCGGGAGAAGGTCTTCGACCCCGCCGGTCTCGTCGTCCGCAACAACAAGCGCTACCCGCTGTTCCACGCGAAGGACGGCACGGTCAACACGACCAACGGCATGGGGTACGACATGGTGCCGTTCGGTACAGGCGTCATCGACTACACCACGTTCTTCTCGCGCGTCGGCGAAAGAAACTACCACAACCCGATGGTCGAGCAGGACAACGCCCCGAGCTCAACCGACCTCGCGCAGTCGCTCACCTACGCGAAGATCGGCTACGACAACCTCGCGGCCCTGCGCAAGAAGCGCAAGTAG
- a CDS encoding inositol-3-phosphate synthase — protein MSASLSESRVGVWLIGARGSVATTVVAGCAAVTAGLHAPTGMVTETALFSDCGLPSLSSLVFGGHDTVDCPLPKRAETLAAERVLPYGLPSAVEAELAAADREIRPGGPAPGDTRDPAELVEAFAADIRDFVRRSGLARAVVVNVASTEPAATGSALPPSSLYAAAALRAGCPYVNFTPSTGLHHPALASLARSSGLPYAGRDGKTGQTLLRSVLGPMFAQRALTVRAWSGTNLLGGGDGASLADPAAAAAKNAGKERVLADTLGAAPEGEVHIDDVPALGDWKTAWDHIAFDGFLGTRMILQTTWQGCDSALAAPLILDLARIVTRAHDAGLSGPLSDLAFYFKDPVGEAPAGLGEQYAALATLAGRLAESSGEAL, from the coding sequence ATGTCCGCGTCCCTTTCCGAATCCCGGGTGGGGGTGTGGCTGATCGGAGCACGTGGCTCCGTCGCCACCACCGTCGTCGCGGGCTGCGCGGCCGTCACCGCGGGTCTGCACGCCCCGACGGGCATGGTCACCGAGACCGCCCTCTTCTCCGACTGCGGCCTGCCATCGTTGTCCTCCCTCGTCTTCGGCGGCCACGACACGGTCGACTGCCCGCTGCCCAAGCGTGCGGAGACGCTGGCCGCCGAGCGCGTCCTGCCCTACGGCCTCCCGTCCGCCGTGGAAGCCGAACTGGCCGCCGCCGACCGGGAGATCCGCCCGGGCGGCCCCGCCCCCGGCGACACCCGGGACCCGGCCGAGCTCGTCGAAGCCTTCGCCGCGGACATACGGGATTTCGTACGGCGATCCGGGCTGGCCCGCGCGGTCGTGGTGAACGTGGCCTCCACGGAGCCCGCGGCCACCGGGTCCGCACTTCCGCCGAGTTCGCTGTACGCCGCCGCGGCCCTGCGCGCCGGCTGCCCGTACGTGAACTTCACCCCCTCCACCGGCCTGCACCACCCGGCGCTGGCGTCCCTGGCCCGATCCAGCGGCCTGCCCTACGCGGGCCGCGACGGCAAGACCGGCCAGACACTCCTTCGCTCCGTACTGGGCCCGATGTTCGCCCAGCGCGCCCTGACGGTCCGGGCCTGGTCCGGCACGAACCTCCTCGGCGGTGGCGACGGCGCGTCCCTCGCAGACCCTGCCGCCGCGGCGGCCAAGAACGCCGGCAAGGAACGGGTGCTGGCGGACACCCTGGGCGCCGCACCGGAGGGCGAGGTCCACATCGACGACGTCCCCGCCCTCGGCGACTGGAAGACCGCCTGGGACCACATCGCCTTCGACGGCTTCCTCGGCACCCGCATGATCCTCCAGACCACCTGGCAGGGCTGCGACTCCGCCCTCGCCGCCCCACTGATCCTCGACCTCGCCCGCATCGTCACCCGCGCCCACGACGCCGGCCTCTCCGGCCCGCTGAGCGACCTGGCCTTCTACTTCAAGGATCCCGTGGGGGAGGCACCCGCGGGGCTAGGGGAGCAGTACGCGGCTCTGGCGACTCTGGCGGGGCGGCTTGCCGAGTCCTCGGGGGAGGCGCTGTGA
- a CDS encoding EboA domain-containing protein, with the protein MNHPHPTHHVPVSETTRPALAELHARLNTQLGGAARAWLDQALDEARAHPGIHGPISVWELRIAEAGRRCGPEHADAARVLLLHAARADPDALARVYRQGTAAERRAVLHALPHLVAGPDALPLIEDALRTNDTRLVAAAVGPYAARHLDPHNWRHAVLKCLFTGVPVDEVAELPRRAHADAELARMLADYADERTAAGRPVPEDLHRVLTLTEPTATPTGTSGSPGRPGTSGTSGKES; encoded by the coding sequence GTGAACCACCCGCACCCCACCCACCACGTACCGGTGAGCGAGACCACCCGTCCCGCACTCGCCGAACTGCACGCCCGCCTGAACACCCAACTCGGCGGAGCCGCCCGCGCCTGGCTCGACCAGGCCCTCGACGAGGCCAGGGCCCACCCCGGCATCCACGGCCCCATCTCCGTCTGGGAACTGCGGATCGCCGAGGCGGGCCGCCGGTGCGGACCCGAACACGCCGATGCCGCCCGTGTCCTCCTCCTGCACGCCGCCCGCGCCGACCCGGACGCCCTCGCCCGCGTCTACCGCCAGGGCACCGCCGCCGAACGCCGAGCCGTCCTGCACGCGCTGCCCCACCTGGTGGCAGGGCCCGACGCCCTGCCCCTGATCGAGGACGCCCTGCGCACCAACGACACCCGGCTCGTCGCCGCCGCCGTCGGCCCGTACGCGGCCCGCCATCTCGACCCCCACAACTGGCGCCACGCCGTACTGAAGTGCCTGTTCACCGGTGTGCCCGTCGACGAGGTGGCCGAGCTTCCCCGGCGTGCCCACGCCGACGCCGAACTCGCCCGCATGCTCGCCGACTACGCCGACGAACGCACCGCCGCGGGCCGTCCCGTACCCGAGGACCTCCACCGCGTCCTGACCCTGACCGAGCCCACCGCCACCCCCACTGGCACGTCCGGCAGCCCTGGCCGACCCGGGACCTCCGGTACGTCCGGCAAGGAGTCCTGA
- a CDS encoding alkaline phosphatase family protein, with the protein MSTTPASPSPEHTGRPTPLLVLDVVGLTPRLLDHMPHLKALGQSGSRAHLGTVLPAVTCAAQSTFLTGTHPAEHGIVGNGWYFRELGDVLLWRQHNGLVSGDKLWDAARRAYPGYTVANICWWYAMGADTDITVTPRPVYYADGRKEPDCYTRPPALHDELTEKFGVFPLFHFWGPGADLVSSRWIIDATRHINRTRHPDLTLCYLPHLDYDLQRFGPDDPRSFKAAADLDAAMAPLLDDAKAEGRTVVALSEYGITRVNRPVDINRALRRAGLLEVHTQDGMEYLDPMASRAFAVADHQIAHVYVRRPEDLEATKEALADLPGIEQLLDDEGKKAHHLDHPRSGELVAVAEPDAWFTYYYWLDDAHAPDFAQLVEIHRKPGYDPVELFMDPLDPYVKVKAAGALARKKLGMRYRMAVVPLDPSPIRGSHGRLPLSDDDGPLIICSTPRTVTGRVAATEVKSLLLTLADLPDEM; encoded by the coding sequence GTGAGCACAACACCCGCGAGCCCATCACCGGAGCACACCGGCCGCCCCACCCCTCTCCTCGTCCTGGACGTCGTAGGCCTCACCCCTCGTCTCCTCGACCACATGCCCCACCTCAAGGCCCTCGGCCAGTCCGGCTCCCGTGCCCACCTCGGCACCGTCCTGCCCGCCGTCACCTGCGCCGCCCAGTCCACCTTCCTGACCGGCACCCACCCCGCCGAGCACGGAATCGTCGGCAACGGCTGGTACTTCCGCGAGCTCGGCGACGTACTCCTGTGGCGTCAGCACAACGGCCTGGTGTCCGGCGACAAGCTCTGGGACGCCGCCCGCCGCGCGTACCCCGGCTACACGGTCGCCAATATCTGCTGGTGGTACGCCATGGGCGCCGACACCGACATCACTGTCACTCCCCGTCCCGTCTACTACGCCGACGGCCGCAAGGAACCCGACTGCTACACCCGGCCCCCGGCCCTGCACGACGAACTCACCGAGAAATTCGGCGTGTTCCCGCTGTTCCACTTCTGGGGTCCCGGCGCCGACCTCGTCTCCAGCCGCTGGATCATCGACGCGACCCGCCACATCAACCGCACCCGCCACCCCGACCTGACCCTCTGCTACCTCCCTCACCTCGACTACGACCTCCAGCGCTTCGGCCCCGACGACCCGCGCTCCTTCAAGGCAGCCGCCGACCTCGACGCGGCCATGGCCCCCCTCCTCGACGACGCGAAGGCCGAAGGCCGCACCGTCGTCGCGCTCTCCGAGTACGGCATCACCCGCGTGAACCGCCCCGTCGACATCAACCGCGCCCTGCGCCGCGCCGGACTCCTCGAAGTGCACACGCAGGACGGCATGGAGTACCTCGACCCGATGGCCTCCCGCGCCTTCGCGGTCGCCGACCACCAGATCGCCCATGTCTACGTGCGCCGCCCCGAGGACCTGGAGGCCACCAAAGAGGCGCTCGCCGATCTGCCCGGCATCGAGCAACTCCTCGACGACGAGGGCAAGAAGGCCCATCACCTCGACCATCCGCGCTCCGGCGAACTCGTCGCCGTCGCAGAGCCGGACGCCTGGTTCACGTACTACTACTGGCTCGACGACGCACACGCCCCCGACTTCGCGCAGCTCGTCGAGATCCACCGCAAACCCGGCTACGACCCGGTCGAACTCTTCATGGACCCGCTCGACCCCTACGTGAAGGTCAAGGCCGCGGGCGCGCTGGCCCGCAAGAAGCTCGGCATGCGCTACCGCATGGCGGTCGTGCCCCTGGATCCCTCACCTATTCGAGGCAGCCACGGCCGCCTCCCTCTGAGCGACGACGACGGTCCGCTCATCATCTGCTCCACCCCCCGCACAGTCACCGGCCGCGTCGCGGCCACCGAAGTGAAATCCCTGCTCCTCACGCTGGCCGACCTCCCTGACGAGATGTGA
- a CDS encoding sugar phosphate isomerase/epimerase family protein has protein sequence MTPSPHRTVRTGADPTSPPTAPLRFGYGTNGLADLRLDDALTLLADLGYDGVGLTLDHMHLDPLAPDLAARTGKVARRLQALGLGATVETGARYVLDPRRKHGPSLLDPDPEDRARRVDLLIRAVRVAADLGAHAVHCFSGVTPAGTDEDTAWKRLAESLAPVLDAATRAGVPLAVEPEPGHLLSSLADFHHLRRALGDPAALGLTLDIGHCQCLEPLSPADCVRAAAPWLRHVQIEDMRRGVHEHLPFGDGEIDFPPVLEALAATGYQALTVVELPRHSHAGPHFAEQSLQFLHRAARATPNGHEGRIS, from the coding sequence ATGACCCCGAGCCCCCACCGGACCGTGCGGACGGGAGCCGACCCGACCTCGCCTCCTACGGCCCCTCTCCGCTTCGGCTACGGCACCAACGGCCTCGCCGACCTCCGTCTCGACGACGCCCTCACCCTCCTCGCCGACCTCGGCTATGACGGCGTCGGCCTGACCCTCGACCACATGCACCTCGATCCACTGGCACCGGACCTCGCCGCCCGCACCGGCAAGGTGGCCCGCAGACTGCAGGCGTTGGGCCTCGGTGCCACCGTGGAGACCGGCGCCCGCTATGTGCTCGACCCACGGCGCAAACACGGTCCGTCGCTCCTCGACCCGGATCCGGAGGACCGTGCCCGCCGTGTCGACCTGCTCATCCGCGCCGTGCGGGTGGCCGCGGACCTCGGTGCGCACGCCGTGCACTGCTTCAGCGGAGTCACCCCGGCCGGCACGGACGAGGACACCGCCTGGAAGCGCTTGGCCGAGTCGCTTGCCCCCGTGCTGGACGCCGCCACCCGTGCCGGCGTGCCCCTCGCCGTCGAACCCGAACCCGGCCATCTGCTCTCCTCCCTCGCCGATTTCCACCACCTCCGCCGAGCACTCGGCGACCCGGCCGCCCTCGGTCTCACCCTCGACATCGGTCACTGCCAGTGCCTCGAACCCCTCTCACCCGCCGACTGCGTACGCGCCGCCGCTCCCTGGCTGCGCCACGTCCAGATCGAGGACATGCGCCGCGGCGTCCACGAACACCTCCCGTTCGGGGACGGGGAGATCGACTTCCCGCCCGTACTCGAAGCCCTGGCCGCCACCGGCTACCAGGCCCTCACCGTCGTCGAACTGCCCCGCCACTCCCACGCGGGCCCCCACTTCGCCGAACAGTCCCTCCAGTTCCTCCACCGCGCGGCCCGGGCGACCCCCAACGGCCACGAAGGGAGAATCTCGTGA
- the eboE gene encoding metabolite traffic protein EboE has protein sequence MRFRHPDGSTVHLAYCTNVHPAETLDGVLAQLRDHCEPVRRRLGRDRLGIGLWLAKDAAHALVTDPSALRGLRTELDRRGLEVVTLNGFPYEGFGTEEVKYRVYQPDWADPERLAHTTDLARVLAQLLPDDVTEGTISTLPLAWRTAYDDKRAATAHTALTTLAERLDALDELTGRSIRIGLEPEPGCTVETTHDAIAPLTAIGHPRIGICVDTCHLATSFEDPHTALDALTQARVPVVKSQLSAALHAEHPHLPEVRRALAAFDEPRFLHQTRTRTSMGLRGTDDLGEALAGEALPDASPWRAHFHVPLHAAPAAPLTSTLPVLRTALTHLVGGPHPLTRHLEVETYTWQALPPELRPRARAQLADGIAAELTLARDLLTDLGLKELP, from the coding sequence ATGCGCTTCCGCCACCCCGACGGCTCCACCGTCCACCTCGCCTACTGCACCAACGTCCACCCGGCCGAAACCCTCGACGGTGTCCTCGCCCAACTCCGCGACCACTGCGAACCCGTCCGCCGACGCCTCGGCCGCGACCGCCTCGGCATCGGCCTGTGGCTCGCCAAGGACGCCGCACACGCCCTGGTCACCGACCCGTCCGCACTGCGCGGCCTGCGCACCGAACTCGACCGCCGCGGCCTCGAAGTAGTCACCCTCAACGGCTTCCCCTACGAGGGCTTCGGCACCGAAGAGGTCAAGTACCGCGTCTACCAGCCCGACTGGGCCGACCCGGAACGCCTCGCCCACACCACCGACCTGGCCCGCGTCCTCGCCCAACTCCTCCCCGACGACGTCACCGAAGGCACCATCTCCACGCTGCCGCTGGCCTGGCGCACCGCGTACGACGACAAGCGGGCGGCGACGGCCCACACCGCACTGACCACACTCGCCGAACGCCTCGACGCCCTCGACGAACTCACCGGCCGCTCCATCCGCATCGGCCTGGAACCGGAACCCGGCTGCACCGTCGAGACGACGCACGACGCGATCGCCCCGCTCACCGCCATCGGCCACCCCCGCATCGGCATCTGCGTCGACACCTGCCACCTCGCCACCTCCTTCGAAGACCCGCACACCGCCCTGGACGCGCTCACCCAGGCCCGCGTCCCCGTCGTCAAGTCCCAGCTCTCAGCCGCCCTGCACGCCGAACACCCCCATCTCCCCGAAGTCCGCAGGGCCCTCGCCGCCTTCGACGAACCCCGCTTCCTGCACCAGACCCGCACCCGGACGTCCATGGGCCTGCGCGGCACCGACGACCTGGGCGAGGCCCTCGCCGGCGAAGCCCTGCCCGACGCCTCCCCCTGGCGCGCCCACTTCCACGTCCCGCTGCACGCGGCCCCTGCCGCGCCCCTCACCTCCACACTCCCCGTACTCCGAACCGCCCTGACCCACCTCGTCGGCGGCCCGCACCCGCTCACCCGCCACCTGGAGGTCGAGACCTACACCTGGCAGGCACTCCCACCCGAACTGCGCCCCCGTGCCCGCGCCCAGCTCGCCGACGGCATCGCCGCCGAACTCACCCTCGCCCGCGACCTGTTGACCGACCTCGGCCTCAAGGAGCTGCCGTGA
- a CDS encoding OFA family MFS transporter: MTAEPIAAKDSSDNPDASNRAYREVTDSRGRVYRVGETDRDILGHSRKFMVYLPWIAMMAISVFEYAFGSAEDTLSHAHGWTQSNTFWILSVWVFFQAGIAFPAGWMREKGILTARNAMYIGSVMCLLGFLALSHMGNVVLAILGFGVIGGIGSGLVYATCINMVGKWFPERRGAKTGFVNGGFAYGSLPFIFIFNYAFDTANYHRVLDLIGLYIVVVVLATAFFFKDPPKNWWPADIDPLTYGGTEKGAASLAKNPPAVKQYTPKEAIRTGMLPLMWIALVMTAGVSIFGISFQVDFAKEVGFGPLVAASSMGVMAVINGIGRGVVGWLSDILGRKQTLVFVIVVLGLAQFGIIWAGDIHSEALFLFFAFLSGFGGGAFYPMFAALTPDYFGENYNASNYGLVYSGKLISGLFGGGLGSMVVAAWGYNGAYALAGGISMVAAAIALFLRQPGQNSKVNTSVPQPQPVG, from the coding sequence ATGACGGCGGAACCTATCGCCGCGAAAGACTCGTCGGACAACCCCGACGCCTCGAACCGCGCATACCGTGAAGTCACCGATTCCCGGGGCCGTGTCTACCGGGTCGGCGAAACGGACCGGGACATCCTGGGCCACTCACGCAAGTTCATGGTGTATTTGCCATGGATAGCCATGATGGCCATCAGTGTCTTCGAGTACGCGTTCGGGTCGGCCGAGGACACCTTGTCCCACGCGCACGGCTGGACACAGAGCAACACCTTCTGGATTCTCAGCGTCTGGGTCTTCTTCCAGGCCGGTATCGCCTTCCCCGCGGGCTGGATGCGGGAGAAGGGGATACTGACCGCCCGAAACGCCATGTACATAGGGTCGGTCATGTGTCTCCTGGGCTTCCTCGCCCTCTCGCACATGGGCAACGTGGTGCTGGCGATCCTCGGCTTCGGTGTCATCGGAGGCATCGGGTCCGGGCTGGTGTACGCGACCTGCATCAACATGGTCGGCAAGTGGTTCCCCGAACGACGTGGTGCGAAGACCGGATTCGTCAACGGCGGATTCGCGTACGGCTCCCTGCCGTTCATCTTCATCTTCAACTACGCGTTCGACACGGCCAACTACCACCGCGTACTGGACCTCATCGGCCTCTACATCGTGGTCGTGGTGCTTGCCACCGCGTTCTTCTTCAAGGACCCGCCGAAGAACTGGTGGCCGGCGGACATCGACCCGCTGACCTACGGCGGTACGGAAAAGGGCGCGGCCAGCCTCGCCAAGAACCCTCCCGCGGTGAAGCAGTACACACCCAAGGAGGCCATCAGGACCGGAATGCTCCCTCTGATGTGGATCGCACTCGTCATGACCGCAGGCGTGTCGATCTTCGGTATCTCGTTCCAGGTCGACTTCGCCAAGGAGGTGGGCTTCGGCCCCCTCGTGGCGGCGTCGTCCATGGGCGTCATGGCCGTAATCAACGGCATCGGCCGGGGAGTGGTGGGCTGGCTGTCGGACATACTGGGCCGCAAACAGACCCTGGTGTTCGTCATCGTCGTGCTGGGTCTCGCCCAGTTCGGCATCATCTGGGCCGGCGACATCCACAGCGAGGCGCTGTTCCTGTTCTTCGCCTTCCTCTCCGGGTTCGGAGGTGGAGCCTTCTATCCGATGTTCGCGGCTCTGACTCCGGACTACTTCGGCGAGAACTACAACGCCTCCAACTACGGGCTGGTGTACAGCGGCAAGCTGATCAGCGGCCTGTTCGGTGGTGGCCTCGGCTCGATGGTGGTCGCAGCCTGGGGTTACAACGGCGCCTACGCGCTGGCCGGCGGCATCTCCATGGTGGCTGCGGCAATAGCGCTGTTCCTGCGGCAGCCCGGGCAGAACAGCAAGGTGAACACCTCTGTCCCACAGCCGCAACCAGTGGGCTGA
- a CDS encoding TatD family hydrolase, whose product MRIFDPHIHMTSRTTDDYEAMYAAGVRAVVEPSFWLGQPRTSPTSFLDYFDSLLGWEPFRAAQYGIAHHCTLALNPKEANDPRCVPVLDELPRYLVKDQVVAVGEIGYDSMTPAEDTALAAQLQLAADHELPALVHTPHRDKLAGLRRTLDVVRESALPPDHVLVDHLNETTVKEAKDSGCWLGFSVYPDTKMDEERMVAILRAYGPEKVLVNSAADWGRSDPLKTRLVGDALLAAGFTDDEVDRVLWRNPVAFYGLSGRLNLDITSPDATHEGNSILRGGE is encoded by the coding sequence ATGCGCATCTTCGACCCCCACATCCACATGACGTCACGGACCACCGACGACTACGAGGCCATGTACGCGGCGGGCGTCCGCGCCGTCGTCGAACCCTCCTTCTGGCTCGGCCAGCCCCGCACCTCACCCACCTCCTTCCTCGACTACTTCGACTCGCTCCTCGGCTGGGAGCCCTTCCGCGCCGCCCAGTACGGCATCGCCCACCACTGCACACTCGCCCTCAACCCCAAGGAGGCGAACGACCCCCGCTGCGTCCCCGTCCTCGACGAACTGCCCCGCTATCTGGTCAAGGACCAGGTCGTGGCCGTCGGCGAGATCGGCTACGACTCGATGACCCCCGCCGAGGACACCGCCCTGGCCGCCCAGCTCCAGCTCGCCGCCGACCACGAGCTGCCCGCGCTCGTCCACACCCCGCACCGGGACAAACTGGCCGGCCTGCGCCGCACCCTCGACGTGGTCCGGGAGTCCGCACTGCCCCCGGACCACGTCCTGGTCGACCACCTCAACGAGACCACCGTCAAAGAGGCCAAGGACAGCGGCTGCTGGCTGGGCTTCTCCGTCTATCCGGACACCAAGATGGACGAGGAACGGATGGTCGCGATCCTGCGGGCGTACGGACCGGAGAAGGTGCTGGTCAACTCGGCCGCGGACTGGGGGAGAAGCGATCCCCTCAAGACCCGCCTGGTCGGCGACGCCCTGCTGGCTGCCGGGTTCACCGACGACGAGGTCGACCGGGTGCTGTGGCGCAACCCCGTGGCCTTCTACGGACTCAGCGGCCGGTTGAACCTCGACATCACGTCCCCGGACGCCACCCACGAAGGCAACTCCATCCTCCGCGGCGGGGAGTGA
- a CDS encoding UbiA family prenyltransferase, whose product MQARSEAGSEVGGEAGVEAGSETGAESGVDARSKAGGEVAVEAGSETWAKAGAETEARARARGKGKAKGKAWAELLRLPALFTVPGDALAGAAAVGARPNSRTLLAIGSSLCLYEAGMALNDWADRAEDAVDRPHRPLPSGRIHPAAALAAAGALTAAGLALAARAGGPSLAVAAPLAATVWAYDLALKRTPAGPAAMATARGLDVLLGATTTGRAPRGAPPLSDPNALRRTAARGLDVLLDATTTGRAPRGAPPLPGPLSRTAARCLDLLLGATTTGRTPGGAPPLPAPSAPRRTSVRHALPTALTMAGHTLAVTAVSRRETQGGSSAAPLAALATTAALAWRLMSAPTVAGQPGASPVAVSPQPADLTSTPPHPGPVEAARPTSGRGRVEASSARRGRVPVAVPRAWLHRAPCLGASRNSTEAALRGALALAYAMTFARPLFHAVLNPSPPLTQRAVGGGIRAMIPLQAALAARAGAPVTALLTAALAPAARKFARKVSVT is encoded by the coding sequence GTGCAAGCCAGGTCTGAGGCTGGGTCCGAGGTTGGTGGTGAGGCTGGCGTCGAGGCTGGGTCCGAGACCGGTGCTGAGTCCGGTGTCGACGCCAGGTCCAAGGCCGGTGGTGAAGTCGCTGTCGAGGCTGGGTCCGAGACCTGGGCCAAGGCCGGTGCCGAGACTGAGGCCAGGGCCAGGGCAAGGGGCAAGGGCAAGGCCAAGGGCAAGGCGTGGGCCGAACTGCTGCGCCTGCCCGCCCTGTTCACCGTCCCCGGAGACGCCCTCGCGGGCGCCGCCGCGGTCGGTGCCCGCCCCAACTCCCGCACCCTGCTCGCCATCGGCTCCTCTCTCTGCCTGTACGAGGCCGGCATGGCCCTCAACGACTGGGCCGACCGCGCAGAGGACGCCGTGGACCGCCCGCACCGCCCGCTGCCCTCCGGCCGCATCCACCCGGCCGCGGCGCTCGCGGCGGCCGGAGCCCTGACGGCGGCGGGCCTCGCCCTGGCAGCCCGCGCGGGCGGCCCCTCCCTCGCGGTCGCCGCACCCCTCGCGGCCACCGTCTGGGCGTACGACCTCGCGCTCAAACGAACCCCCGCGGGCCCGGCGGCCATGGCCACCGCCCGAGGCCTGGACGTCCTCCTCGGCGCGACGACCACCGGCCGCGCTCCCCGAGGCGCGCCCCCGCTCTCCGACCCGAACGCCCTACGTCGTACCGCCGCCCGAGGCCTGGACGTCCTCCTCGATGCGACGACCACCGGCCGCGCTCCCCGGGGTGCGCCTCCGCTCCCTGGCCCCCTAAGCCGTACCGCCGCCCGATGCCTGGACCTCCTCCTCGGCGCGACGACCACCGGCCGCACCCCCGGAGGCGCGCCCCCGCTCCCCGCCCCGAGCGCCCCCCGCCGCACCTCCGTCCGTCACGCCCTCCCCACCGCCCTCACCATGGCCGGCCACACCCTCGCGGTGACCGCCGTGTCCCGGAGAGAGACGCAAGGCGGTTCGTCGGCCGCACCGCTGGCCGCCCTGGCCACGACCGCCGCGCTGGCCTGGAGGCTGATGAGTGCCCCGACGGTCGCAGGGCAGCCGGGGGCCAGCCCCGTGGCCGTATCACCACAGCCTGCTGACCTCACCTCAACACCCCCTCACCCAGGACCTGTTGAAGCAGCGAGGCCGACATCGGGCCGAGGGCGAGTCGAGGCATCGAGCGCCCGGCGCGGCCGAGTTCCCGTGGCTGTACCCCGGGCGTGGCTCCACCGAGCCCCCTGCCTCGGCGCATCCCGGAACTCCACCGAAGCCGCCCTACGCGGAGCCCTCGCCCTCGCCTACGCCATGACGTTCGCCCGCCCCCTCTTCCACGCCGTTCTGAACCCCTCACCACCCCTCACCCAGCGAGCCGTCGGCGGCGGAATCCGCGCCATGATCCCCCTCCAGGCCGCCCTCGCCGCCCGCGCGGGAGCCCCCGTGACCGCCCTCCTGACCGCCGCACTCGCCCCAGCGGCCCGCAAGTTCGCGAGGAAGGTGAGCGTCACATGA